In Chitinophaga oryzae, the sequence GAAATATCGATCTTCAGTTGCCCCACCAGCACACCTACCAGCAGTACGGCCGTAACAGTGCCAAGACTGAAGGTTTTAATTTTTAACGGCCCAATAGCGAAGCCCAATGCTATAGTAAGGAAGATAGCCAGTTCAGGGTATTGCTGCAATACATGAGTCATCCACTGCATAAATGGTCATTTTCGTTCGGGAATAACGCTGTTACAGCACTTAAACAAGAGCTGCTTTGTTTTTGTTCAATGACCGTGAAAATGACGCTGGTAAAGGTTACCGCTTATAATCGGGTAATAGCAGATCAATGTCCGCCCATTCATAATTTTCTATGCAGCTGATATCAATAGCGCCCTGCATGGCTGCTACAAAGGGTGTTGGCACCCTCAGTACCTTACGGCTAGCCAGGCAGCTTAAAGACAAATGACTACTGCTGCATCACTTTATCCAGGTAAATAGTAAAGGTACCGGACACTTTCACCTTTTGGGCGCCGCAGAGGTCCGGATTGTACATCGGGATACGACCGGCGTTGGCAAGACCTTCTTTTACACAAGGCTCAGACAGAGGGCTGGGGCTATACGCCGCATTATACCGGAATCGTCCGCTTAGCTTCAGCAGACCGGCAGTATCTTTCACTTCTGTTAATGTGAGATAGGTTTTACTGTTTTTTTGATCAGGATCAGTATCGTAATACAGAAAGTAAGCCATGCCCGAGTAATCCATCTGGCTGTTTCCGTTCTCTGCTATCAAAGAGCCGGTGGCCGTTCCCTGTTGTTCTCCTTTCTCCTGCAGCTCAACTTTCATCAGCCCGGTATTAACAGCCGTCTTGGCATCGGTATTGTTGTCAAAGACGATACTGCCTACGCCGAATCCTTCGAGGGTCGTCCTGGTAAACTTCAACAGGCCCACATTCACATCCTGGCCCCTGCTTTCTATTTTTCGGTTCACATTACCTTCTATGGTAATGGAAATACTGTTCAGATCTCCGGGATCACCATTCTTGTCCGTATCCTTGCCGGATTTGCTACAGGCGGCGATTGCGCACACCGCCAGTGGTAAACAAACTTTTTTATAAAACATGGTGCACAAGATAGCATACTTTTCCGATCTGCCCAATCCCACAATGATAATCATAATATAACCTACCCTTCTTTTAATTTATCTTGCCCGGTCCTATTTTTGGCAGCGAGAAACAGTGCAACTGAAATGACTACGCTACTCAACAAAGCTGAACTTTCCGCATTCGACGGTATCTACAGCCAGTATCATCAGGCTGTGTATAAAAACATCTGTAAGCTGGTCTTCCAACCGGAAGTAGCGGAAGACATCCTGCAGGAGGTCTTTATGGCGCTGTGGAACAACCGTCACAAACTGGAACTTACCCATGATGTGGCCCGCTGGCTGTTTGTAGTGAGCTATAACAAATCTATCCAGCACCTTAAAAATACCGCCAAAGAAAAGACCGTGCTGGCGGCACATCCCCAACAGCCCGTATCCACCGAAGACGATAATTTTGCGCTGTTGAAAGACCTGCAGCTGCACCTGATCAGCGACGCCATCGAGCAACTGTCGCCCCGGAAGAAGATGATTTTCCGCCTTTGCCGGCTGGAAGGGAAGTCACTGCAGGAAGCCGCCTCCATCCTTGGCATCTCCCATCATACCGCTAAAGAATACCTGAAAGCATCCTCCGCCTTTATTAAAACCTACATCGCCACGCAACAAGCCACCGTTCCTGCAGCGGGTTTGTTGCTCCTCAGCGCCTACCTTCAATACTGATTTCCCGTAATTAACGATTTGGTAACATGCCATCCTCCCCCCTCTTTGCCCTTTCCTGAGTTTTTACAGATGAATACATGGAACAGTTTTACTTATTACTGGAGAAATTCAAGAAAGGGCAGGCAAGCGCACCGGACATCGCCCTGCTGGAAACACTGATGCAACAGGGCGCAGACGAGCCGCTAAAAGCCGCTATGCTGGCAGCTTACCAGCGAAGCATCCTGGAAAAGGAACAGGTGCTGCCTGCCGAAAAAACCACAGCCTTACTGGACCGGCTACACGCCGCCATAGCGGCTGACGCGGCGGTCCACTCCCGGAAACGGTCTTTGAGGGCGCTGTTGCTTCCTTTATCGGCAGCAGCGGCTGTGCTGGTATTGATCGGCGTCGTCTATCTGAAGTACCGGGCAGACAGGAGCAAGCCAGCAGCAATAACGGTGGCCAGCCGTCATATCAGTAACAACGGCGGCGGCGTTAAAACGCTCGCTCTGGCCGACGGCTCTGTGATACAACTGGCGCCCAACAGCACGCTCGCGTGGAAGGACAGCGCCGTACTACGCAGGCTGACTTTACAGGGAAAAGCGGAGTTTATCGTGCAGGCAGACCCGAAAAAACCTTTTACCGTGGAAACGGCTGGCGTTACGGTCACCGCGCTGGGCACCATTTTTACAGTCAGCACACAGACAGTCAACAAAGTGGCAGTAAAACTATCGGAAGGAAAAGTGCAGATACATACTGCCCATCAGCAGGAAGACGTGTATCTGTCACCAGGAGAAGAATATGCCATCAACACCATCACCCGGACGTTCGATATCAAAAGGGCCGGCAGCCCGAAAGTGCCGGTCAACAAGGCGCCGGAGGCCAACAATGTAGTACTTTCTTTCAACAACGAGCCGCTCGACCAGGCATTACATACCCTGGGAGCGCATTTTAAAACGAAAGTATGTTTTCAGCAGGAAGATGTCAGTGCATTGTATTTCACAGGGAAAGTGCTGAAGAGAGATTCCCTGCAGTCTATCCTGGCCGCCATATGCGCCATGAACCAGCTGGAGCTCAGGGCTACAGCAGATAGTATCATTATCAGCAAATAAAAACGAAAGGCCGCTTTCAGCTATCTGACGCATGCTGCAGCATGTGCAGGGCCACGCATTTTTAAAAAAATCGTACAAATACATTATCATATGATCAGACTTTTAAGAAGGTATTCCCGCATTCTTTTATTGCTGCTATGTGCCATGCACGCCTATGCACAGGAAGCCGGCAAGCCTGTTCTCGTGAAAGGAAGTGTGGTAAGCGAGAACGGCGAACCGCTCATCGGTGTATCCATTACCGTTAAACAACGGAACGGTAAGGAAACCTACAACGCATCCACCAACGAGCGGGGTGTTTTTCAGCTGCAGGGCCTCAAAGCAGGCGCGCAGTATGATTTCGCCTTCACCTTCATCGGCTATGAACCCAACCGGGTAGATGGTTTCACCGTTAAAGCCGGAGAAGGTAACCTGCTGCTGGTGCGGATGAAAGAATCCAGTCGTGGCCTCAATGAACTGGTGGTGGTGGGCTACGGCAGCCGCACCCGGAAAGAACTTACCGGCGCCGTGGCCTCCGTACGCTCCGCCGACCTGATGCAGCAGCCGGTCACCTCTTTTGACCAGGCCCTCGCCGGAAAAATGGCCGGCATACAGGTGATGCAGACCAACGGCGCCCCCGGTGGCAACGTGTCCATCCGGGTACGTGGCGTAGGTTCTATCAGCGCCGGCAACAACCCGTTGTTCGTCATCGATGGTATGCCGGTCACCAACGACACACGCAATGCCTCGCCGGGCCCGAACAACTATCAGCAGCCGGCCAACCCGCTGGCAGCGATCAATATCAACGACATTGCCTCCATTGACGTATTAAAAGATGCCGCTTCGGCCGCTATCTATGGCTCCCGGGGTTCCACCGGCGTGGTGCTCATCCGTACTAAAAAAGGCACTGCCGGCAAACTGACGGTCAACTATGACGC encodes:
- a CDS encoding RNA polymerase sigma factor, coding for MTTLLNKAELSAFDGIYSQYHQAVYKNICKLVFQPEVAEDILQEVFMALWNNRHKLELTHDVARWLFVVSYNKSIQHLKNTAKEKTVLAAHPQQPVSTEDDNFALLKDLQLHLISDAIEQLSPRKKMIFRLCRLEGKSLQEAASILGISHHTAKEYLKASSAFIKTYIATQQATVPAAGLLLLSAYLQY
- a CDS encoding FecR family protein; translation: MEQFYLLLEKFKKGQASAPDIALLETLMQQGADEPLKAAMLAAYQRSILEKEQVLPAEKTTALLDRLHAAIAADAAVHSRKRSLRALLLPLSAAAAVLVLIGVVYLKYRADRSKPAAITVASRHISNNGGGVKTLALADGSVIQLAPNSTLAWKDSAVLRRLTLQGKAEFIVQADPKKPFTVETAGVTVTALGTIFTVSTQTVNKVAVKLSEGKVQIHTAHQQEDVYLSPGEEYAINTITRTFDIKRAGSPKVPVNKAPEANNVVLSFNNEPLDQALHTLGAHFKTKVCFQQEDVSALYFTGKVLKRDSLQSILAAICAMNQLELRATADSIIISK